One Dokdonia sp. Dokd-P16 genomic window carries:
- a CDS encoding outer membrane beta-barrel protein has protein sequence MTKIKNSLILIFIVLTAFSAYSQDFNISGKVQDVNAQPIPFANVVLLDAEKEIIQGTITEDNGSFVISSIKPSDEYYIKVSFVGFEDATTSVFSLSGNKTLPPIILQASQETLDEVTITAKTPTVVRKADRLVFNVENSILSTGSTLDILRRTPAVVVTQGGINVRNQPVTVYLNDRKVQLSVEEIRSLLESLDGNNIKSVEVITNPPAKYDAEGGAILNINTSKAVAAGYKGNVSATGTYAIYPKHTFGTSHFFKNDKVSLFFNYSYNPLKATKQSDNSINYVDQGVSTIWDQDFERKTWSKAHNANLVVDYELTEKSQLSLSVIGLFSPDVFEFTRATTDVISPSQDPFFIRTQSNIDSDRNNVAFDLKHTYALEKGELSTSAHFTSFNRSKLQRLGSIYTDQNDDVLSNVRFATDATQDIEIFTGQVDYNTSFGEVLFESGAKVAIIDSQSKIDFFDLNNVENTGLEQAQSDNFLYDENVYAAYISFNKDWEKWSIKGGLRAEQTNSVGNSIVLNTKTELDYFELFPSAYVQYSPFENHSFAIDYSRRLERPRYQDLNPFAYFINENNFIIGNSGLQPSFSHQFNVNYSLKDEYFFDVYYRDNGENIVTVATQDNENQVLRSDSQNALGSKSWGLDFNHGRSVSSWLYTSVYLSAFHEEDSFLINRSTNTSFKNDVNGFYAYVGNYLTLDNAETLTGFVTFEYLSKFIVGSYTQDETIQLDLGLRKSLWNKRASLSLSVGDILNQANAVVSAKYEGLDNQYFPELETQFLRIGFNYNFGNYKLKDNNRDLDKAERDRINN, from the coding sequence ATGACAAAAATTAAGAACTCCCTCATTCTCATATTCATAGTGTTAACAGCGTTTTCCGCTTATTCTCAAGACTTTAACATTAGTGGTAAAGTGCAAGATGTTAATGCACAACCTATTCCATTTGCAAACGTAGTGTTGCTAGATGCAGAAAAGGAAATCATACAAGGTACTATTACAGAAGACAATGGGTCTTTTGTGATTTCTTCTATCAAACCATCTGATGAATATTACATTAAGGTGAGTTTTGTAGGGTTTGAAGATGCTACAACTAGTGTGTTTTCCCTTTCGGGAAATAAAACGCTTCCTCCAATTATTTTACAAGCTAGTCAAGAAACCTTAGATGAAGTCACAATTACTGCTAAGACACCTACTGTTGTGCGCAAGGCAGATAGACTTGTGTTTAATGTGGAAAATAGTATTCTCTCTACTGGAAGTACACTAGATATCTTAAGACGTACACCTGCTGTAGTTGTAACTCAAGGAGGAATAAATGTTAGGAATCAACCTGTTACTGTATATCTTAATGATAGAAAAGTACAACTCAGTGTTGAAGAGATAAGAAGTTTACTAGAAAGTCTGGACGGGAATAATATAAAGTCTGTTGAGGTGATTACAAATCCTCCAGCTAAGTATGATGCAGAGGGAGGAGCTATTTTAAATATCAATACCTCTAAGGCTGTTGCAGCTGGTTACAAAGGAAATGTGAGTGCTACAGGTACTTATGCTATTTACCCAAAACATACTTTTGGTACTAGTCATTTTTTTAAAAATGATAAGGTAAGCTTGTTCTTTAATTATAGTTATAATCCTCTTAAAGCTACAAAGCAGAGTGATAACTCAATTAATTATGTAGATCAAGGTGTTAGTACGATTTGGGATCAAGATTTTGAACGTAAGACTTGGTCTAAGGCACACAATGCAAATCTTGTTGTAGATTATGAGCTAACGGAGAAGTCACAATTAAGTTTATCTGTAATAGGTTTATTTTCTCCAGATGTTTTTGAATTTACAAGAGCAACGACAGATGTTATCTCTCCTTCGCAAGATCCTTTTTTTATAAGAACACAAAGTAATATAGACAGTGATCGTAACAATGTAGCTTTTGATTTAAAGCATACATACGCCCTAGAGAAAGGAGAGCTTAGTACAAGTGCACACTTTACTAGTTTTAATCGTAGTAAACTACAACGACTAGGATCAATCTATACAGATCAAAATGATGATGTACTCAGTAACGTAAGGTTTGCAACAGATGCGACTCAAGATATCGAGATTTTTACGGGACAGGTAGATTATAATACGAGTTTTGGCGAAGTGCTTTTTGAATCAGGTGCAAAAGTTGCGATTATAGATTCTCAATCTAAGATTGATTTTTTTGATTTAAATAATGTCGAAAATACAGGACTTGAGCAGGCACAAAGCGATAACTTCTTATATGATGAAAATGTATACGCTGCATATATTTCGTTTAATAAAGATTGGGAAAAATGGTCTATTAAAGGTGGTTTAAGAGCTGAACAAACAAATAGTGTAGGAAATTCTATTGTTTTAAATACAAAGACAGAGTTAGATTATTTTGAATTATTCCCTAGTGCTTATGTGCAATATAGCCCTTTTGAAAACCACAGCTTTGCGATAGATTATTCTCGTAGGTTAGAAAGACCGCGCTACCAAGACCTTAATCCATTTGCATATTTTATAAATGAAAACAATTTCATAATAGGAAATTCTGGACTTCAACCATCTTTTAGTCATCAATTCAATGTGAACTATTCATTAAAAGATGAATACTTTTTTGATGTTTATTATAGAGATAATGGAGAGAACATTGTTACGGTGGCTACACAAGACAACGAGAATCAAGTGTTGAGGTCAGACAGTCAGAATGCTTTAGGGAGTAAATCTTGGGGGCTAGATTTTAATCATGGTCGCTCTGTAAGTAGCTGGCTTTATACAAGTGTGTATTTAAGTGCTTTTCATGAAGAAGATTCATTCCTTATAAATAGATCTACAAACACTAGCTTTAAAAATGACGTAAATGGATTTTATGCTTATGTGGGAAACTATCTTACCCTAGATAACGCAGAGACCTTAACGGGTTTTGTGACCTTCGAGTACTTATCTAAATTTATCGTAGGTTCCTATACTCAAGATGAAACCATTCAACTGGACCTTGGCCTTCGTAAATCTTTATGGAATAAGAGAGCTTCTTTGAGCTTATCTGTAGGAGATATTCTTAATCAGGCAAATGCTGTTGTATCAGCCAAATATGAGGGGCTAGACAATCAATATTTTCCTGAATTGGAGACTCAATTTCTTAGAATTGGGTTCAATTATAATTTTGGTAACTATAAGTTGAAAGATAATAATCGCGATTTAGATAAGGCAGAGCGAGATAGAATTAACAATTAA
- the dusB gene encoding tRNA dihydrouridine synthase DusB: MAKIGDIDVGDFPLLLAPMEDVSDPPFRALCKEQGADVVYTEFISSEGLIRDAAKSVMKLDIYEKERPVGIQIFGAVEESMLRSVEIVEASGPDIIDINFGCPVKKVVSKGAGAGILKDIDLMVSLTKAMVNHTKLPVTVKTRLGWDHDSIKIVEVAERLQDVGCAAISIHGRTRAQMYKGDADWGPIAEVKNNPRMHIPVFGNGDVNTPERAVEMRDKYGLDGAMIGRASIGYPWFFNEVKHFMETGTHKAPPTMKERIEAARRHLQMSIDWKGEVLGVFETRRHYTNYFRGIPHFKEYRMKLVTSDQSVDVFTALDVIEKEFGDYQFV, encoded by the coding sequence ATGGCAAAAATAGGAGATATAGATGTAGGAGATTTTCCGCTATTACTGGCGCCTATGGAGGATGTGAGTGATCCACCTTTTAGGGCGTTGTGTAAAGAGCAGGGGGCAGATGTGGTGTATACGGAGTTTATCTCTAGTGAGGGCTTGATAAGAGATGCTGCCAAAAGTGTCATGAAGCTTGATATTTATGAAAAAGAACGCCCTGTAGGAATCCAAATATTTGGTGCTGTAGAGGAGTCTATGCTGCGCAGTGTAGAGATTGTAGAGGCTAGTGGTCCAGATATTATAGATATCAACTTTGGATGTCCAGTAAAAAAAGTGGTTTCTAAAGGAGCAGGAGCTGGAATTTTGAAGGATATTGACTTAATGGTAAGCCTTACTAAAGCTATGGTAAATCATACCAAGCTTCCAGTAACGGTAAAGACTCGTCTAGGCTGGGATCACGATAGTATAAAAATCGTTGAGGTTGCAGAGCGATTACAAGATGTAGGTTGTGCTGCCATATCTATACATGGTCGTACACGTGCACAAATGTATAAAGGAGATGCAGACTGGGGTCCTATTGCAGAGGTGAAGAATAATCCTCGTATGCATATTCCTGTGTTTGGTAATGGTGATGTAAATACACCAGAGCGTGCTGTAGAGATGCGTGATAAGTATGGACTAGATGGTGCGATGATAGGTCGCGCAAGTATAGGATATCCTTGGTTTTTTAATGAAGTAAAGCATTTCATGGAAACGGGAACACACAAGGCGCCTCCTACTATGAAAGAACGTATAGAAGCCGCAAGACGTCACCTACAGATGTCTATAGACTGGAAAGGTGAAGTGCTAGGTGTTTTTGAAACACGAAGACATTATACAAATTATTTTAGAGGGATTCCACACTTTAAGGAATACAGAATGAAGCTAGTAACTTCAGATCAAAGTGTAGATGTATTTACAGCGCTAGATGTTATCGAAAAAGAATTTGGTGACTACCAGTTCGTCTAA
- a CDS encoding ABC transporter permease: MQFPYYIAKRYLISKSGTNAVNIITLVSVVSIILGTLVLFIVLSAFSGLKEFNLSITSIIDPDLKIAPASGKTITLSPDQEQQLNSLKGVASYSKIIEERAYLEYDGRTSLAFLKGVDEQYLDVTQMDSTIFVGYWPSTGEPEVSMGLLVRKRLSINVGDYGSLVTIMTPKPGTGQITDPTQAFNSSKAMVSGVFQAGEALDNDHVFGNIDFVGSLLDYPVNQISTIEFKLNPDADEDNLREELNAIFNNNIIIKNRIELNDALYKMLNTENLALYFICTLVLIIALFSFVGSLIMIIVDKRKHIKTLSDLGATLPTIRKIIFTQGALMIVIGGAVGILLGAILIVLQQQFGFIPITAELPYPVKFEVINIVLVYATILILGFLAARLAATRINRKLIEDS; the protein is encoded by the coding sequence ATGCAATTTCCCTATTATATTGCAAAGAGATATCTTATTTCTAAAAGCGGCACGAATGCCGTAAATATCATCACACTAGTATCTGTGGTAAGCATTATACTAGGAACATTAGTACTGTTTATAGTACTCTCAGCGTTCTCTGGACTTAAGGAGTTTAATTTATCTATAACTTCCATTATAGATCCAGATTTAAAAATTGCTCCCGCTTCAGGAAAGACCATTACCCTATCTCCAGATCAAGAACAGCAGCTCAACTCCTTAAAAGGCGTAGCTTCTTATTCTAAAATTATTGAAGAACGTGCATATCTTGAGTATGATGGAAGAACCTCACTAGCCTTCTTAAAAGGTGTGGATGAGCAATACCTAGATGTCACTCAAATGGACAGCACTATTTTTGTAGGCTACTGGCCTAGTACAGGAGAACCTGAAGTTTCTATGGGACTTCTCGTGCGCAAGCGATTATCAATAAATGTAGGAGATTATGGAAGTCTCGTTACTATCATGACGCCAAAACCAGGTACGGGTCAGATTACAGACCCCACACAGGCTTTCAACTCCTCTAAAGCAATGGTAAGCGGTGTTTTTCAAGCAGGAGAGGCACTAGATAACGATCACGTTTTTGGTAATATTGACTTTGTAGGTTCTCTCCTTGATTATCCTGTAAACCAAATAAGCACCATTGAGTTTAAACTAAATCCAGATGCAGATGAAGATAATCTGCGTGAAGAGTTAAATGCTATTTTTAATAATAATATCATTATCAAAAATAGAATAGAGCTTAACGATGCTCTTTATAAAATGCTCAACACAGAAAATCTGGCTTTGTACTTTATTTGTACGCTCGTACTTATTATCGCTCTTTTTAGCTTTGTAGGAAGTTTAATTATGATTATTGTAGATAAACGCAAACACATCAAGACACTAAGTGACTTAGGAGCAACGCTACCTACTATAAGAAAAATAATATTTACTCAGGGTGCGCTCATGATTGTTATAGGCGGAGCTGTTGGTATTCTACTAGGAGCGATACTTATAGTCCTGCAGCAGCAATTTGGCTTTATACCTATCACTGCCGAACTTCCTTATCCTGTAAAGTTTGAAGTAATTAATATCGTGCTCGTATACGCCACTATATTAATATTAGGTTTTCTAGCAGCTAGACTTGCAGCTACTAGAATAAATAGAAAACTTATAGAAGACTCTTAG
- the rbfA gene encoding 30S ribosome-binding factor RbfA, with product MESNRQKKVAGVLQKDLAEVLQNALRDSGKGGIIVSVTKVKVPTDLSIAKVYLSVFPNDKAADILKEVNQVKPIIRHNISQRTRHQLRRMPELQFFIDDTLEYLDGIERSLKREENPLEDPSLLARRKKI from the coding sequence ATGGAATCAAACAGACAGAAAAAAGTAGCAGGAGTTCTTCAGAAGGATCTTGCAGAAGTTCTTCAGAACGCACTACGTGACAGTGGTAAGGGAGGCATCATTGTGTCCGTTACTAAGGTAAAAGTTCCTACAGATCTTTCTATTGCCAAAGTATATCTAAGCGTTTTCCCAAACGACAAAGCAGCCGATATACTTAAAGAGGTAAATCAAGTAAAACCTATTATAAGACATAATATCTCTCAACGCACACGCCACCAGCTGCGCCGTATGCCTGAGTTACAATTTTTTATAGACGATACACTAGAGTATCTAGACGGTATTGAACGCTCTCTTAAGCGCGAGGAAAATCCACTTGAAGATCCTAGCTTACTAGCGCGACGTAAAAAGATATAA
- the mce gene encoding methylmalonyl-CoA epimerase, with protein sequence MKKIEHIGIAVKDLEAGNNLYEKLLGVAHYKIEEVASEGVRTSFFQSGPNKIELLEATTEDGPIAKFLEKKGEGIHHIAFAVENIVEEMERLKKEGFILLNEKPKKGADNKLVVFVHPKTAGGVLVELCQEIDNL encoded by the coding sequence ATGAAAAAAATAGAGCATATAGGAATTGCAGTTAAAGATCTTGAGGCGGGAAATAATTTATACGAGAAGTTGCTGGGTGTAGCTCATTATAAGATAGAAGAAGTAGCCTCAGAAGGAGTGCGTACATCTTTTTTCCAATCTGGACCTAATAAGATAGAACTCCTAGAGGCAACAACAGAAGATGGGCCTATTGCTAAATTCTTAGAAAAGAAAGGAGAAGGTATCCATCACATAGCCTTTGCAGTAGAGAATATCGTAGAAGAAATGGAGCGATTAAAAAAAGAAGGCTTTATTTTATTAAATGAAAAACCAAAGAAAGGAGCTGATAATAAGCTGGTTGTCTTTGTGCACCCTAAGACTGCTGGAGGTGTTCTAGTAGAATTATGTCAAGAAATAGATAATTTGTAA
- a CDS encoding riboflavin synthase, with amino-acid sequence MFTGIIEDLATIVSIEKDQENIHYTVRSTITSQLKIDQSVAHNGVCLTVVAIKNDTYKVTAIQETLDKTNLNSLATNDTVNLERAMQLGARLDGHIVQGHVDQVGTCTNIEEENGSWRFTFKYDTSLGNVTIEKGSITVNGTSLTVVDSTEGGFSVAIIPYTYENTVFKDFKIGSEVNLEFDVIGKYVKRLTQGY; translated from the coding sequence ATGTTTACAGGTATTATCGAAGATCTTGCTACCATAGTTTCAATTGAAAAAGACCAAGAAAATATACATTATACCGTAAGGAGCACTATCACTAGCCAACTTAAAATTGACCAAAGTGTTGCTCACAACGGTGTTTGCCTCACAGTAGTTGCCATAAAGAATGACACTTATAAAGTTACAGCCATACAAGAAACTCTTGACAAGACAAATTTAAACAGCCTCGCTACTAACGACACTGTAAATCTAGAGCGCGCTATGCAACTAGGCGCACGTCTTGACGGACATATTGTACAAGGTCATGTAGACCAAGTGGGAACATGCACTAACATTGAGGAAGAGAATGGAAGCTGGAGATTTACTTTTAAATATGACACTTCATTAGGAAATGTTACTATTGAAAAGGGATCTATCACTGTAAATGGGACAAGCTTAACCGTAGTAGACTCTACAGAAGGAGGCTTTAGTGTAGCTATTATTCCTTACACATATGAGAACACCGTATTTAAAGACTTTAAAATAGGTTCGGAGGTAAACTTAGAGTTTGATGTAATAGGGAAATATGTAAAACGTCTTACGCAGGGCTATTAG
- the pdxA gene encoding 4-hydroxythreonine-4-phosphate dehydrogenase PdxA: MNKDQKVRVGISIGDLNGIGAEVVIKTFSEVMMFDFCTPIIFASAKTLSYIKKSLSLQAEFHGIDAFAKALDNKINVYNLWKEPVEIKWGEATETAGDYALKSFVEATKALKNGDIDVLVTAPINKANIQKEDFAFPGHTDYLAQELEGDAMMLMITDTLKVGLLTDHVPVKDVASEITPEVIVKKVNTLYNALKQDFGVDRPKIALLGINPHVGDNGVIGDDDDKVLIPTLEKMRANGQLVYGPYAADSFFGSGNYKNFDAILAAYHDQGLIPFKTLSFGKGVNYTAGLDKIRTSPDHGTAYEIAGKGVADEGSFREAVFSAVKIYNKRKEYQEITKDVLKVSPRRAGRERSGRPPAKR; this comes from the coding sequence ATGAATAAAGATCAAAAAGTACGTGTAGGGATTTCTATTGGAGATTTAAATGGAATAGGGGCAGAGGTTGTGATAAAGACATTTTCAGAAGTGATGATGTTTGATTTTTGTACGCCTATAATTTTTGCTTCGGCAAAGACACTTTCTTATATTAAGAAGTCTTTGAGTTTACAAGCAGAGTTTCATGGTATAGACGCTTTCGCGAAAGCGTTAGATAACAAAATAAACGTCTATAATTTATGGAAGGAGCCTGTAGAGATTAAATGGGGAGAGGCGACTGAAACAGCAGGCGATTATGCTTTAAAGTCTTTTGTGGAAGCTACTAAGGCGCTTAAAAATGGAGATATTGATGTACTTGTAACCGCTCCTATAAATAAGGCTAATATCCAGAAAGAAGATTTTGCATTCCCGGGTCATACAGATTATCTAGCACAAGAGCTAGAGGGCGATGCGATGATGCTTATGATTACAGATACGCTTAAGGTAGGTTTGCTAACAGATCACGTTCCTGTAAAAGATGTGGCTAGTGAGATTACACCAGAGGTGATTGTTAAGAAAGTAAATACATTATATAATGCCTTGAAGCAAGATTTTGGCGTAGATAGGCCTAAAATTGCTTTACTGGGCATTAATCCTCATGTAGGAGACAACGGAGTTATAGGAGATGATGATGATAAGGTATTGATACCTACGCTTGAAAAAATGCGTGCAAATGGTCAGTTAGTTTACGGGCCTTATGCTGCAGATAGCTTTTTTGGGTCAGGGAATTATAAAAATTTTGATGCAATTCTAGCTGCTTATCACGACCAAGGGTTAATTCCTTTTAAGACATTATCTTTTGGTAAGGGTGTTAATTATACTGCGGGATTAGATAAAATACGCACATCCCCAGATCATGGTACGGCATATGAGATTGCAGGTAAGGGAGTGGCAGACGAGGGTTCTTTTAGGGAAGCTGTTTTTTCGGCAGTAAAGATTTATAATAAAAGAAAAGAATACCAAGAGATTACAAAGGATGTACTTAAGGTTTCTCCTAGACGTGCTGGTAGAGAGCGATCGGGAAGACCGCCAGCAAAAAGATAA
- a CDS encoding YceD family protein, protein MKGLKPYTIQYVGLKEGEHTFDYTITKSFFDLFEYDDFNDANIEATLLLTKKSTFMEFDFKISGTINVNCDVTNEPYDQPVEDVYTLVVKFGQEFNNDIEDILILPYGEYEVNVAQYIYELIILALPNKRVHPGIEDGTLQSDILDKLEELSIPDQKVKEEKENTDPRWDSLKKLLTDK, encoded by the coding sequence ATGAAAGGATTGAAACCATACACCATACAATACGTAGGTTTAAAAGAAGGAGAGCATACATTTGATTACACGATTACAAAATCGTTCTTTGATCTTTTTGAATATGATGACTTTAATGATGCAAACATTGAGGCTACACTTCTCTTAACAAAGAAGTCTACTTTTATGGAGTTTGATTTTAAAATCTCAGGTACTATCAATGTGAATTGTGATGTTACTAATGAGCCTTATGATCAACCTGTAGAAGATGTCTACACTCTTGTAGTGAAGTTTGGTCAAGAGTTTAATAATGATATTGAAGATATTTTAATCTTGCCTTACGGTGAGTATGAAGTAAATGTCGCTCAGTATATTTATGAACTCATTATATTAGCACTGCCTAATAAGAGGGTTCACCCTGGCATTGAGGATGGGACATTGCAGTCAGATATATTAGATAAGCTGGAAGAATTAAGTATTCCAGATCAAAAAGTAAAAGAAGAAAAAGAAAATACAGATCCTAGATGGGATTCTTTAAAAAAACTATTAACAGATAAATAA
- the rpmF gene encoding 50S ribosomal protein L32, translated as MAHPKRKISKTRRDKRRTHYKAAIPQIAVDPTTGEAHLYHRAHWFEGKLYYRGQVVIDKTEEVEA; from the coding sequence ATGGCACATCCTAAGAGAAAAATCTCCAAAACAAGAAGAGATAAAAGAAGAACGCATTACAAAGCTGCTATACCACAAATAGCTGTAGATCCAACAACTGGAGAGGCACACCTTTACCACAGAGCACACTGGTTTGAAGGGAAGTTGTACTATAGAGGTCAAGTAGTTATTGATAAGACGGAAGAAGTAGAGGCGTAA
- a CDS encoding beta-ketoacyl-ACP synthase III, with product MSKISAAITAVGAYVPDYVLTNEILAGMVDTNDEWITSRTGIKERRILKEKGKGTSFLAIKAAQDLLAKRQLDPSEIDMVIVATATPDMPVASTAVYTATQIGAVNAFAFDLSAACSSFLYGMSTAASYIESGRYKKILLIGADKMSSIIDYTDRTTCIIFGDGAGAVLFEPNEEGLGLQDELLRSDGIGREYLKIDAGGSILPPSQETIDNKQHTVFQDGKTVFKFAVSNMADVSDKIMKRNNLTGDDVDFLIAHQANKRIIDATSRRMGLDDDKVLINIHRYGNTTSATLPLLMSDYENQLKKGDNIIFAAFGGGFTWGSIYLKWAYNSN from the coding sequence ATGAGTAAAATCTCAGCGGCAATTACAGCTGTAGGAGCTTACGTTCCAGACTATGTCTTGACCAATGAAATACTGGCAGGCATGGTAGATACTAATGATGAGTGGATAACCTCTCGCACTGGTATTAAAGAACGTAGAATCCTCAAGGAAAAGGGAAAGGGAACTTCGTTTCTAGCCATAAAGGCAGCCCAAGACCTTCTTGCAAAAAGACAACTTGACCCCTCAGAAATTGATATGGTCATAGTTGCGACTGCGACACCAGATATGCCTGTGGCATCCACAGCAGTGTATACTGCAACTCAAATAGGAGCCGTAAATGCTTTTGCATTTGATCTTTCGGCTGCATGTTCTAGCTTCCTTTACGGGATGTCTACAGCAGCGAGCTATATTGAGTCTGGTCGTTATAAAAAAATACTTCTTATCGGGGCAGATAAAATGTCCTCTATTATAGACTATACAGATAGAACAACCTGTATCATCTTTGGTGATGGTGCTGGAGCTGTCTTGTTTGAACCCAATGAAGAAGGATTGGGACTACAAGACGAGCTCTTACGATCTGATGGAATAGGTAGAGAGTATCTTAAGATTGATGCCGGAGGAAGTATATTACCTCCTTCACAAGAAACTATAGATAATAAACAGCACACTGTCTTTCAAGATGGAAAGACTGTTTTCAAATTTGCAGTGTCTAATATGGCAGATGTAAGTGATAAAATAATGAAGCGTAATAACCTTACGGGTGACGACGTAGACTTCCTTATCGCACATCAAGCAAACAAGCGTATTATAGATGCTACCTCAAGACGAATGGGTCTTGATGATGATAAAGTACTTATTAATATACATAGGTATGGAAATACCACGTCAGCTACCTTACCCTTGCTGATGAGTGATTACGAAAACCAACTAAAAAAAGGAGATAATATTATATTTGCTGCCTTTGGTGGTGGATTCACTTGGGGTTCAATTTACCTCAAGTGGGCATATAACTCCAACTAA
- the accB gene encoding acetyl-CoA carboxylase biotin carboxyl carrier protein, with amino-acid sequence MDLKEIQNLIRFVAKSGASEVKLEMDDVKITIKTGEDDKAPTTFLQQMPAMQMAPQAPVAAAPAPEAAAPVAPAAPVEDENSKYITIKSPIIGTFYRKPAPDKPMFVEVGKQISEGDVLCVIEAMKLFNEIESEVSGTIVKILVDDSSPVEFDQPLFLVDPS; translated from the coding sequence ATGGATTTAAAAGAAATTCAAAACCTGATCAGATTTGTTGCAAAGTCTGGCGCGAGCGAAGTAAAACTTGAAATGGATGACGTAAAAATCACGATCAAGACTGGCGAAGATGATAAGGCACCTACTACTTTCTTACAGCAAATGCCTGCAATGCAAATGGCCCCACAAGCGCCAGTAGCAGCAGCACCTGCCCCAGAAGCAGCCGCTCCTGTAGCACCAGCTGCTCCAGTAGAGGATGAAAATTCAAAATATATCACTATAAAGTCTCCTATTATCGGAACTTTTTATAGAAAGCCTGCACCAGACAAGCCTATGTTTGTAGAGGTAGGAAAACAAATCTCAGAAGGAGATGTACTTTGTGTTATTGAAGCGATGAAGCTTTTTAACGAGATCGAAAGTGAAGTATCTGGAACAATCGTAAAGATTCTTGTAGACGATTCTTCTCCTGTAGAGTTTGATCAACCATTATTCTTGGTAGATCCATCATAA